In Variovorax paradoxus, a single genomic region encodes these proteins:
- a CDS encoding acyclic terpene utilization AtuA family protein produces MTDRLQDTVNVLVPTGALGAGVRESDIEAGLAAGAHAIACDAGSTDSGPAYLATGRSKYSRDAVKADLAILMRAQARSGLPLLIGSCGTSGCDMALDWMRDIALEIAREHGLHPRIALLYSEQQAALLKAKAGAGQVTPLAPMTDDGAALFDACEHIVALMGPEPYMTALEAGADIVLGGRTTDTAVLAALPLLRGAGVGPAWHAGKIAECGGLCTVNSRDGGVMIRVGHDAFEVEPLNAGNVCTPRTVSAHMLYENSDPFLLHEPGGVLDVTEARYEAVNERVVRVSGSRFLPRPYTMKLEGASTGAFQTLMLVGIQDRAVLAQIERFIAQMHQLLYQRVSDTMGARAGQFDISLRPYGWNAVSGLPVEPGAAAPREIGLLFVATAATQELATQIAKTCNPLFFHMPLERNMPLPSYAFPFSPAEIERGAVYEFMLNHVVHVGHGLELVRTEFVETAELQHA; encoded by the coding sequence CGCGCTCGGAGCGGGCGTGCGCGAGTCCGACATCGAAGCGGGTCTCGCGGCCGGCGCACATGCCATTGCCTGCGATGCAGGATCCACCGACAGCGGGCCCGCCTACCTGGCGACGGGCAGGTCGAAGTACTCGCGCGACGCCGTCAAGGCCGACCTTGCGATCCTGATGCGCGCACAGGCGCGTTCGGGCCTGCCACTGCTCATCGGGTCCTGCGGCACCTCGGGCTGCGACATGGCGCTCGACTGGATGCGCGACATCGCGCTGGAGATTGCACGCGAGCATGGCTTGCATCCGCGCATCGCGCTGCTGTACTCCGAGCAGCAGGCCGCGCTGCTGAAGGCCAAGGCGGGCGCGGGCCAGGTCACGCCGCTGGCGCCGATGACGGACGACGGCGCGGCATTGTTCGATGCCTGCGAGCACATCGTTGCACTGATGGGACCCGAGCCCTACATGACCGCGCTGGAGGCGGGCGCCGACATCGTGCTGGGCGGGCGCACCACCGACACCGCCGTGCTGGCAGCGCTGCCGCTGCTGCGCGGTGCCGGCGTCGGCCCCGCCTGGCACGCAGGAAAGATCGCCGAGTGCGGCGGCCTGTGCACCGTCAACTCGCGCGACGGCGGCGTGATGATCCGTGTCGGCCACGACGCCTTCGAGGTCGAGCCGCTGAACGCGGGCAATGTCTGCACGCCGCGCACGGTGTCGGCCCACATGCTCTACGAGAACAGCGATCCGTTCCTGCTGCACGAACCCGGCGGCGTGCTCGACGTCACCGAAGCAAGGTACGAGGCGGTGAACGAACGGGTGGTGCGGGTGAGCGGCTCGCGCTTCTTGCCCAGGCCCTACACCATGAAGCTCGAAGGCGCCTCCACCGGCGCGTTCCAGACCCTGATGCTGGTCGGCATCCAGGACCGCGCGGTGCTGGCGCAGATCGAGCGCTTCATCGCGCAGATGCACCAGTTGCTGTACCAGCGCGTGAGCGACACCATGGGCGCGCGCGCGGGGCAGTTCGACATCTCGCTGCGGCCCTACGGCTGGAATGCGGTGTCGGGGCTGCCGGTCGAGCCGGGCGCCGCGGCGCCGCGCGAGATCGGCCTGCTTTTCGTCGCCACCGCGGCCACGCAGGAGCTGGCGACCCAGATCGCCAAGACCTGCAACCCCCTGTTCTTCCACATGCCGCTCGAACGCAACATGCCCTTGCCCAGTTACGCCTTCCCCTTCTCGCCCGCGGAGATCGAGCGGGGTGCGGTGTACGAATTCATGCTCAATCACGTGGTCCATGTGGGTCACGGGCTCGAACTGGTACGCACCGAGTTCGTCGAAACCGCGGAGTTGCAACATGCCTAA
- a CDS encoding DUF4387 domain-containing protein has protein sequence MPKVSDICRHVRSKNAGPFWITMDLSFPDRESFERYAGAQALQPAAIGTLFDVDSAQVKCFRVDELSVLKISYPRRRPQGGALERDMHGGQQYIRLLDVDLS, from the coding sequence ATGCCTAAGGTCAGCGACATCTGCCGCCATGTGCGGTCCAAGAATGCGGGCCCCTTCTGGATCACGATGGACCTCTCGTTCCCCGACCGCGAGAGCTTCGAGCGCTACGCCGGTGCGCAGGCTTTGCAGCCCGCCGCCATCGGCACGCTGTTCGATGTCGACAGTGCGCAGGTCAAGTGCTTCCGCGTGGACGAACTCTCGGTCCTGAAGATCTCGTATCCGCGCCGGCGCCCGCAGGGTGGCGCGCTGGAGCGCGACATGCATGGCGGCCAGCAGTACATCCGCCTGCTTGACGTCGATCTGAGCTAG
- a CDS encoding nitrate/sulfonate/bicarbonate ABC transporter ATP-binding protein, whose translation MNTTSRSPEPAKPVAELCAVTKTFRTAGNHELKVLDNIDLAVNEGEFLALLGQSGSGKSTILRCLTGLIEPTSGRALANGKSLNGVNPDASIVFQTFALYPWLTVEQNVAVGLMSRKISRAERDAAVDRAIELIGLGNYHAAFPRELSGGMRQRVGIARALVSRPRLLCLDEAFSALDVLTAENLRQELISLWRGPNGDLSSVFMVTHNIEEAVEMATRIVVVFPRPGRVGLVLENKLPYPRDTKDPEFQRLVSVIHESITTMTLPDLPPEAPEKGQPISRARTRMESIPLVPVGQILGLMSILSDSPDLSNIYDISDEIGKEFGETIAILKAAEILDLIDTPRQEVRFTELGRKFVAADRLGKRAIFEEQVFKLRLFHIIIALLKEYEEVEAERVIKDIGSALPYDNPEKTFETMIAWGRYAGLMDYNAKTGMVFVPQSDDSSDDAHLHGMT comes from the coding sequence ATGAACACAACCTCCCGTTCTCCCGAGCCGGCCAAGCCGGTGGCCGAGCTGTGCGCCGTCACCAAGACGTTCAGGACCGCCGGCAACCACGAGCTCAAGGTGCTCGACAACATCGACCTGGCCGTCAACGAGGGCGAGTTCCTGGCGCTGCTGGGCCAGTCCGGCTCGGGCAAGTCGACCATCCTGCGCTGCCTGACGGGGCTGATCGAGCCGACCTCGGGCCGCGCGCTGGCCAACGGCAAATCGCTCAACGGCGTGAACCCCGATGCCTCGATCGTCTTCCAGACCTTCGCGCTCTACCCGTGGCTGACGGTGGAGCAGAACGTCGCGGTGGGCCTCATGTCGCGAAAGATCAGCCGGGCCGAGCGCGATGCCGCGGTCGACCGCGCAATCGAACTGATCGGCCTGGGCAACTACCACGCGGCTTTTCCCCGCGAACTCTCGGGCGGCATGCGCCAGCGGGTCGGCATCGCGCGGGCCCTCGTGTCCCGGCCCAGGCTGCTGTGCCTTGACGAAGCCTTCAGCGCGCTGGACGTGCTGACCGCGGAGAACCTGCGCCAGGAGTTGATCAGCCTGTGGCGCGGGCCGAACGGCGATCTCAGCTCGGTGTTCATGGTCACGCACAACATCGAGGAAGCCGTGGAGATGGCCACGCGCATCGTGGTCGTGTTTCCGCGGCCCGGGCGCGTGGGCCTCGTGCTGGAAAACAAGCTGCCGTATCCGCGGGACACGAAGGACCCTGAATTCCAGCGGCTGGTCAGCGTGATCCACGAATCCATCACCACGATGACACTGCCCGACCTGCCGCCCGAGGCGCCCGAAAAGGGCCAGCCGATCTCGCGCGCCCGCACGCGCATGGAGTCCATTCCGCTGGTGCCCGTGGGCCAGATCCTGGGGCTGATGAGCATCCTCAGCGACTCGCCGGATCTGTCCAACATCTACGACATCTCGGACGAGATCGGCAAGGAGTTCGGCGAGACGATCGCGATCCTCAAGGCGGCCGAGATTCTCGACCTGATCGACACGCCCCGGCAGGAAGTGCGCTTCACCGAACTGGGCCGCAAGTTCGTGGCCGCGGACCGGCTCGGCAAGCGCGCGATCTTCGAAGAGCAGGTCTTCAAGCTGCGGCTCTTCCACATCATCATCGCGCTGCTCAAGGAATATGAGGAAGTCGAGGCCGAGCGCGTGATCAAGGACATCGGCAGCGCCTTGCCTTACGACAATCCCGAAAAGACCTTCGAGACCATGATCGCCTGGGGCCGGTACGCGGGCCTGATGGACTACAACGCAAAGACCGGCATGGTGTTCGTTCCGCAGAGCGACGACTCGAGCGACGACGCCCACCTGCACGGCATGACCTGA
- a CDS encoding ABC transporter permease — MKSTAPQLAIVEERRTLGWIDALFLLVLLGLLWSALHFGKGMIVHFDPAAVPEIDSSPSQIPYYAGRTLMRMWIAFGFSLFFAVATGYLAAKSRTARAFILPALDVLQSVPVLGFLSATVAAFMALFPGSLLGVECAAIFAIFTGQVWNMAFGFYHSMVTIPNDMQEAASTYGLTRAQRFRTVELPASAHSLIWNSMMSFGGGWFFVAQSEAISVMNKDIKLPGLGSYMAQAIAQGDNTAALWAVVAMIVLILVSDQLVWRPLLAWADKFKIELTESATPATSWVYNLLRGAYLFTWIGERLWLPLKDRVARVPNPAAKVPVRLTVGGQKLLWRAAGIVLAVWIGFEILKALAAAVAALHGALTLAGFGHIVWLGVLTALRVATMTVLATLIWVPVGVWIGSQPRVARFAQPLAQIGASFPVNMTFPIVVGFFVATHVTLNWGSILLIAMGTQWYILFNVIAGAMAIPNDLKEAARVYGLRDWNLWRTLILPAIFPYWVTGACTAAGGAWNASIVAELATWGSTTLKADGLGAYIATVTREGDTALIIASIGVMSIFVVLMNKLIWRRLYAFAERRFKLD, encoded by the coding sequence ATGAAAAGTACCGCCCCTCAGCTTGCCATTGTTGAAGAGCGGCGCACGCTCGGCTGGATCGACGCCCTGTTCCTCCTGGTGCTGCTGGGCCTCTTGTGGAGCGCGCTGCATTTCGGCAAGGGCATGATCGTGCACTTCGATCCGGCGGCGGTGCCCGAGATCGACAGCTCGCCCAGCCAGATCCCCTATTACGCGGGCCGCACCCTGATGCGCATGTGGATCGCGTTCGGCTTCTCGCTGTTCTTCGCCGTGGCCACCGGCTACCTTGCGGCCAAGAGCCGGACGGCGCGCGCTTTCATCCTGCCGGCCCTCGATGTGCTGCAGTCGGTGCCGGTGCTGGGCTTCCTGTCCGCGACCGTGGCGGCCTTCATGGCGCTGTTCCCTGGCAGCCTGCTCGGCGTCGAGTGCGCTGCGATCTTCGCCATTTTCACGGGGCAGGTCTGGAACATGGCCTTCGGGTTCTATCACTCGATGGTGACCATTCCCAACGACATGCAGGAGGCGGCCTCGACATACGGCCTGACGCGCGCGCAGCGCTTTCGCACCGTGGAGCTGCCGGCTTCGGCCCACAGCCTGATATGGAACTCCATGATGTCCTTCGGCGGCGGCTGGTTCTTCGTCGCGCAGAGCGAGGCCATCAGCGTGATGAACAAGGACATCAAGCTTCCGGGCCTGGGCTCCTACATGGCGCAGGCCATCGCGCAGGGCGACAACACGGCCGCGCTGTGGGCGGTGGTGGCCATGATCGTGCTGATCCTCGTCAGCGACCAGCTGGTCTGGCGTCCGTTGCTGGCGTGGGCCGACAAGTTCAAGATCGAGCTGACCGAGTCGGCGACGCCGGCAACTTCGTGGGTCTACAACCTGCTGCGCGGCGCCTACCTGTTCACCTGGATCGGCGAGCGCCTCTGGCTGCCCCTGAAGGACCGGGTGGCGCGGGTTCCCAATCCGGCCGCAAAGGTTCCGGTGCGGCTCACGGTCGGCGGCCAGAAGCTGCTTTGGCGCGCTGCGGGCATCGTGCTCGCCGTCTGGATCGGCTTCGAGATCCTGAAGGCTCTGGCGGCCGCCGTGGCGGCGCTGCACGGCGCTTTGACGCTGGCCGGCTTCGGCCACATCGTCTGGCTCGGCGTGCTGACGGCCTTGCGTGTCGCCACCATGACGGTGCTGGCCACGCTGATCTGGGTGCCGGTCGGCGTGTGGATCGGTTCGCAGCCGCGTGTGGCGCGGTTCGCCCAGCCGCTGGCCCAGATCGGCGCGTCGTTCCCGGTGAACATGACGTTCCCGATCGTCGTCGGCTTCTTCGTCGCCACCCATGTCACGCTCAACTGGGGCAGCATCCTGCTCATCGCGATGGGCACGCAGTGGTACATCCTGTTCAACGTGATCGCGGGCGCCATGGCCATCCCCAACGACCTCAAGGAAGCGGCGCGGGTCTACGGCTTGCGCGACTGGAACCTGTGGCGCACGCTGATCCTGCCGGCGATCTTTCCGTACTGGGTCACCGGCGCCTGCACGGCCGCCGGTGGCGCATGGAACGCCAGCATCGTGGCCGAGCTCGCCACCTGGGGCAGCACGACCCTGAAGGCGGACGGCCTGGGGGCATACATCGCGACCGTCACACGGGAAGGGGACACGGCGCTGATCATCGCAAGCATCGGCGTGATGTCGATCTTCGTCGTCCTGATGAACAAGCTCATCTGGCGCCGTCTCTATGCCTTTGCAGAGCGCCGATTCAAGCTGGATTGA
- a CDS encoding HHHH-motif protein: MKTKQLIFASILAFAGVALMAPGIASAAPHHQPKHKVCKWDARHHHRVCHWVR; this comes from the coding sequence ATGAAAACCAAGCAGCTCATCTTCGCCAGCATCCTCGCATTCGCCGGCGTGGCCTTGATGGCCCCGGGCATTGCCTCCGCCGCGCCCCACCACCAGCCGAAGCACAAGGTGTGCAAGTGGGACGCCCGCCATCACCACCGTGTGTGCCACTGGGTACGCTGA
- a CDS encoding chorismate mutase family protein, producing MNSAPEHRRPSDDEAQQILQSLRDELDGLDAILLETLRQRLVCCCRIGLHKRNHAIPMMQPHRIGVVQQRAAAFAAEHGMSPAFLRVLFELIIAETCRLEDEIIGAPVA from the coding sequence ATGAATTCAGCACCGGAACATCGCCGTCCCAGTGACGACGAAGCCCAGCAGATCCTGCAGTCGCTGCGCGACGAACTCGACGGACTGGACGCGATTTTGCTCGAGACCTTGCGGCAAAGACTGGTCTGCTGTTGCAGGATCGGCCTGCATAAGCGCAACCATGCGATTCCAATGATGCAGCCTCACCGCATCGGTGTGGTGCAGCAACGCGCGGCGGCCTTTGCTGCGGAGCACGGCATGAGCCCGGCGTTCCTGCGTGTGCTCTTCGAGCTGATCATTGCCGAGACCTGCCGGCTGGAGGACGAGATCATCGGTGCGCCAGTAGCCTGA
- a CDS encoding Bug family tripartite tricarboxylate transporter substrate binding protein yields the protein MSFFLLRTLAMRLLCLAGTLACAGGVLAQSPGVVRAEPNPSGASSSRVADLNWPTRPLRLVVGFGGGSSPDFVARVLATSMAKALGQPVIVENHAGASGNIAAGIVAKSTDQHTIGILINGNMTIAKILNPATPYDPQKDLVPLSILCTAPLVLATTPQVSQADARGFLTAARAAGGTWSYGSPGIGTIGHLGMELLKARTGIAAVHVPYQGNPQVISGLIGAQLQLALLPPGLADEQIKAGKLRAIGVTSARRSTLVPDYPSLQEVGLKDFELEIWTAAAAPASLPAPIVQRLNQVLAEVIRLPEVRQKLFQHGYEAVGISGEALARRVRADTAALSQIIASQGIKLE from the coding sequence ATGTCATTCTTCCTTCTTCGAACCTTGGCTATGCGCCTGCTGTGCTTGGCCGGGACACTCGCCTGCGCCGGCGGCGTCCTTGCACAATCGCCTGGCGTGGTGCGCGCCGAGCCCAATCCGTCAGGCGCGTCGAGTTCCCGGGTGGCGGATCTGAATTGGCCGACCCGGCCGCTGCGCCTCGTCGTCGGCTTTGGCGGCGGCTCATCGCCGGATTTCGTGGCGCGTGTGCTGGCCACATCCATGGCGAAGGCGCTGGGCCAGCCAGTGATCGTCGAAAACCATGCCGGTGCCAGCGGCAACATCGCTGCGGGCATCGTCGCGAAGTCGACCGACCAGCACACGATCGGCATCCTCATCAACGGCAACATGACCATTGCCAAGATCCTCAATCCGGCGACACCCTACGATCCGCAGAAGGACCTCGTGCCGCTGAGCATCCTTTGCACGGCCCCTCTGGTGCTCGCCACGACACCGCAGGTATCGCAGGCCGATGCCCGCGGTTTCCTCACGGCTGCGCGTGCGGCCGGCGGCACCTGGAGCTATGGCTCTCCGGGCATCGGAACGATCGGCCACCTCGGCATGGAACTCCTCAAGGCCCGCACCGGCATCGCCGCCGTGCACGTGCCCTATCAGGGCAATCCGCAGGTCATCAGCGGCCTGATCGGCGCGCAGCTCCAGCTGGCGCTGCTTCCGCCGGGCCTCGCCGACGAACAGATCAAGGCTGGAAAGCTGCGCGCGATCGGCGTGACCTCGGCGCGCCGCTCCACGCTCGTGCCGGACTATCCGAGCTTGCAGGAAGTGGGATTGAAAGATTTCGAGCTCGAGATCTGGACTGCAGCGGCAGCCCCTGCCAGCCTGCCCGCTCCCATTGTCCAGCGCTTGAACCAGGTTCTCGCCGAAGTCATCCGCCTGCCGGAGGTTCGGCAGAAGCTCTTCCAGCATGGCTACGAGGCTGTCGGTATTTCGGGCGAAGCGCTGGCACGGCGGGTGAGAGCGGATACGGCAGCGCTGAGCCAGATCATCGCGAGCCAGGGCATCAAGCTCGAGTAA
- a CDS encoding phage integrase family protein, whose translation MLEVLARAKDFRLVAHRVKKTTSPRKLHRGHFAFMRALAQGVDERAAWDRYLRLEGEHVDLRTVRRTVTWIRDAFAAAARREQKPGTARLILLDPERFTATPALPSLAEFAQAQGMEDFSEAEQIEAYEAAFAQGGGAGTGRSAGGGQPSRRARVIERQLEALHWLESLVAQDPRPGDSVVAWLHPALAERLEGAGLATLSALVLRINDAGARWWANVPGVGEHKAARILDWLHANEQVLGVRVGLHAARKRAQLSPAALAAVVAPATALVPYEKFILPAGLDGRVGSCRAPRQTCRLSASNDHEAIGAWLIAKGGDITKKSLSSTQRSYRKEAERLLLWSVLERGKALSSLTREDAAAYRAFLARPPAAWCGPRHHQRWSPMWRPLEGPLTPVALRQALVILRSLFAFLTRQGYVTGNPFDETPLPSQDGQPLGSNRTLSFAQWDHIDARLRAHGDTEAARRLRRGMRWLYATGLRLAEIASVRCGNLHSRHEATSGDGSAPPGWLLSVTGREGERREVPVALELIEELQEELARHGFDRQVDAPGNRDVPVLARFGTGAEQPVAWSSSGLYQAIKAFLARVARDLDAADAEHLRKASTHWLRHTHGAHALQGRAGRAPLPLAVVQNNLGHALPSTTSMYLAKRRPA comes from the coding sequence GTGCTGGAAGTTCTGGCCCGCGCCAAAGATTTTCGGCTTGTCGCCCACCGCGTGAAAAAGACGACATCCCCCCGCAAACTCCATCGGGGCCATTTCGCCTTCATGCGCGCACTCGCCCAGGGGGTCGATGAACGCGCCGCCTGGGATCGCTACTTGCGCCTTGAGGGCGAGCACGTCGACCTGCGCACAGTGCGTCGCACCGTGACCTGGATCCGCGATGCGTTCGCCGCTGCCGCGCGCCGTGAGCAGAAGCCGGGCACTGCACGCCTGATCCTGCTCGACCCCGAGCGCTTCACCGCGACACCGGCGCTGCCGAGCCTGGCCGAATTCGCGCAGGCCCAGGGCATGGAGGACTTCTCGGAGGCCGAACAGATCGAAGCGTACGAAGCCGCCTTCGCGCAGGGCGGCGGCGCAGGCACGGGGCGCTCGGCGGGAGGCGGCCAGCCTTCCCGGCGCGCGCGCGTCATCGAGCGTCAACTCGAAGCGCTGCATTGGCTCGAGAGTCTCGTCGCACAGGATCCGCGCCCGGGTGACAGCGTGGTCGCCTGGCTGCATCCGGCCTTGGCCGAGCGGCTCGAGGGCGCGGGACTCGCGACGCTGTCCGCGCTGGTGCTGCGGATCAACGACGCCGGCGCGCGCTGGTGGGCGAATGTCCCAGGCGTGGGCGAGCACAAGGCCGCGCGTATCCTGGACTGGCTCCATGCCAATGAGCAGGTGCTGGGTGTGCGTGTCGGCCTGCATGCGGCGCGCAAGCGTGCGCAGCTCAGTCCTGCCGCGCTGGCAGCGGTGGTCGCGCCCGCCACCGCCCTGGTGCCCTACGAGAAGTTCATACTGCCGGCCGGACTGGATGGCCGTGTCGGGAGCTGCCGCGCGCCGAGACAAACGTGCCGGCTCTCGGCGTCCAATGACCATGAGGCGATTGGCGCCTGGCTGATCGCGAAGGGCGGCGACATCACGAAGAAGTCCCTGTCGTCCACACAGCGCTCGTACCGCAAGGAAGCGGAACGGTTGCTGCTCTGGTCGGTGCTCGAGCGCGGCAAGGCCTTGTCCTCGCTCACCCGTGAAGACGCGGCTGCCTACCGTGCCTTTCTTGCTCGGCCGCCCGCTGCCTGGTGCGGCCCGCGCCATCATCAGCGCTGGTCTCCAATGTGGCGGCCGTTGGAAGGCCCGCTGACGCCGGTGGCACTGCGCCAGGCGCTGGTCATTCTCCGCAGCCTGTTCGCCTTCCTCACGCGCCAGGGGTACGTGACGGGCAATCCCTTCGACGAGACGCCCTTGCCCTCGCAGGACGGGCAGCCGCTCGGCTCCAATCGCACGCTGAGCTTCGCGCAGTGGGACCACATCGATGCGCGGCTGCGCGCGCATGGGGACACCGAGGCTGCTCGACGCCTGCGCCGCGGCATGCGCTGGTTGTACGCGACCGGGCTGCGCCTGGCCGAGATCGCCAGCGTGCGCTGCGGGAATCTGCATTCGCGGCACGAGGCAACATCCGGCGATGGTTCCGCGCCGCCGGGCTGGCTCTTGTCGGTGACTGGCAGGGAAGGGGAGCGCCGCGAGGTGCCGGTGGCGCTCGAGCTGATCGAGGAACTGCAGGAAGAACTGGCGCGCCACGGTTTCGATCGTCAGGTCGACGCTCCCGGCAATCGGGACGTCCCTGTGCTGGCGCGCTTCGGCACCGGGGCCGAGCAGCCGGTTGCCTGGTCGTCCTCGGGGCTCTACCAGGCCATCAAGGCTTTCCTTGCGCGCGTGGCGCGCGATCTCGATGCAGCCGACGCCGAACACCTGAGAAAGGCCAGCACGCACTGGCTGCGCCATACCCATGGCGCGCACGCGCTGCAGGGCAGGGCGGGGCGGGCGCCACTGCCGCTGGCGGTGGTGCAGAACAACCTGGGCCACGCGCTGCCAAGCACGACCTCGATGTACCTGGCGAAGCGGCGTCCCGCCTAG